Proteins found in one Pirellulales bacterium genomic segment:
- a CDS encoding SDR family NAD(P)-dependent oxidoreductase: protein MTARRANAGSPGDGQQAEPVVHSENSVRSFRPTLENFDFYVANPLGLCDAGPAIAAARAGGVGLLDLSFCRDGELVRREAARLRSATDGRVGLILDASDEHLAHDALAAIGSCDLVVVAPYPYGANLGPEAADRLCPCLDQAREVASRVGMVVSCEQQAHWAAEHGIDLLLAKGHESGGCVGDETSLILLQRLLARQQLPIVVWGGIGRRTVAAAFVAGAHGVVLDWQLALTSESPIPAPFRRRLAQIDGSETVALESPAGGQFRLFSQPGYTAAATLEGVADRLLAAPSSQADVAGAAHEWQQAIAVGLSQRSERERIWAIGQDAALAVSWSREVQSIGQALRMLRRDLRKSVTAARRQSAVRPGNPLAESHGTEFPVVQGPMTRVSDVPEFAQAVAEAGGLPFLALALMSPEQVRKLLEATRDLLGPLPWGVGVLGFVDRDLRARQFAVIEEVRPPFAVIAGGRPDQAASLEARGITTYLHVPSPGMLSMFLSEGARRFVFEGRECGGHVGPRSSFVLWESMIQVLLDAPLSPQQAADVHVLFAGGIHDGLSAAMVSVLAESLIERGMKVGVLLGTAYLFTHEIVASGAIVEGFQQAAIQTDQTVLLETGPGHATRCARTEFYDAFLTEKRRLKQEAVPAERIREELEQMNLGRLRIASKGVARKTSPPPGESPYAHLPPDEQRREGMYMIGQLAALRDHRSTCRELHEDVCLGAQRLLAAGEREEPHQVAPTADAPPTLDIAIVGMSCLFPGAEDLVSYWRNVIERRDVVREIPRDRFEWERWFDADRSAEDKIYSRWGGFLDDVEFDPLRYGVPPAALRQIEPMQLLTLVLVDRALRDASYDRENPHKERTSVIFGAGGGIAELGTGYAVRAMMPQIAENSSPAVLDALPTWSEDSFAGILMNVVAGRVANRFDFGGVNFTVDAACASSLAAIYLACRELVERTSDMVVCGGCDTLQSPFTYLCFGTAGALSPTGRSRTFDSQSDGIAISEGLAAVVLKRREDAERDGDRIYAVIRAVAGGSDGRSKGMTAPRMEGQLRTLERAYAQARFNPATVGLFEAHGTGTVVGDQTECRALGRLLTLAGSAARQAAVGSVKSMMGHTKCTAGVAGVIKSALALYYRALPPTMHVERPNPEAGLVDGPLYVNSQLRPWIRSEHPRRAGISSFGFGGTNFHAVLEEYAAAATPTPPVARRFREAELFLLADSTPAGLARRAQGFAKQVRAAVEAGAEVDLPNLAFTWHARQASASGVYRAAVVAPNAEQLAVQLDVLAAHLSVATGAGPPALPPGVFYSSTPLADSGKIAFLYPGQGSQFVEMLRDLALDFSDVNNAFARADGVLAGSYDRALSRYIFPPPTFDDDQRRLAAEELKATDVLQPALGVCDWALHRLLDSFGVRPEMVAGHSYGELVALCAAGTIDEEQLYRLSLARGRAIADLAREGEGRELGQMLAVRGSAEQVAQAIGDVAEVWLANLNSPRQTIVSGTAAGLAEAARRCDAARLATTPIPVACAFHSPLMDPARERFATDLAACDFAPPQLATFSNATATPYPGEAAAVRELLMQHLTGQVRFADEIEAMYAAGARIFVEAGPGRVLSRLVAEILGDRPHVAVATQLSNRAGYSEWLAALAEIYAQGVPVDAERLYAGRQVELIDLASLASQVQRAPAPHVWLVNGGYARPSSEPPRVLQPRARLVDLHATVTETTVPVMQKPTPESVSATQTPTPAPVPPPAPYMVAPANMPAHVVAGAVPATTAGPVVSSPASLSVPPEALADFQDTMRMFLRTQESVLSAMFGGGAMPAPAESQTYVSVAAVAPPAFAPLPPSGERAASVPVAAPPATPAPQPEPAPVIAAPLPVAPPAATPATPLPMAADLPQLLVDIASDRTGYPADMLPMEANLEADLGIDSIKRVEIIGAFRRAAVPQVEEPPAWFMERVSGAATLRDILAGVEQLAQETQGNTPATAVQEKLQESLVVVQGHDGASAHDESKSPEELTTLLVGVVSERTGYPADMLDLEANLEADLGIDSIKRVEIIGAFRRAAVPAVKDPPSWFMEQMSGATSLRTIVEGVVRLSSSGSATVAAKAAPATTPTRTAAPTAPAALHSNGNGTNGHSHAPRERSATCPRCVVTSVEVPFDADGGLALPPGLVLITDDGQGLAAQLAHEIAQRGGRAEILPGDTLASREAAESDVAELRRRHGQIGALLHLAPLAAAPEFPALERGDWNNFYRREVRGLLFLLQALAPELSSNDSAGFPVLAASLGAGDFNTPGDATRPWRGGLAGMLKTAAKEWPTASFRTVDYDAAPDVASLVRELLAAGPVEIGYRQGKRLTPRPLHRELTEEGTSPPTLTLDRSHVVLLAGGARGITAQMAREIAHATQATLILVGRSPMPAEHEDPATAGATDATALRQALLAQLRAAGGTVSPRDVEHRLRRLLADREIRETLNELRAQGSRAEYIECDVRDRAAFAKALADCRARHGRLDVVVHGAGVIEDRLIRDKATDSFDAVVSTKIDPLLTIVGELDAAHVGALVLFSSVAGFFGNAGQCDYAAANEILNRVARRLNDVWPGRVVALNWGPWAGAGMVTPEVARQFAARGVNMIAPAAGSHAAVRELLFGPRHDCAVIYGAGPWVDQDQATLDLTPAEVIEASTPLLAAGRVRRLEDGGIEAELTLDVAELPLLGDHVIDGRAVLPAALALELMAEAAQAAAPTGWQVTHVEDVRMFAGIVFQTPERKLVVEATPLSRDDRAGQWRVRIFDAAQRKRPHYQSTVRISLDRPMPPPAPQLARIGTRFPLDTVTEAYDRWLFHGPLFRAIAELPGLDISGVDAIFQPSSPRQCLGRESAPSWLIDPVVIDACPQLAMLWSRATFDTSPLPNRVAVYHRFGPLSGGRLEALFRLDPSTNESAYKADVWLLRDGQVVGLLQGLEGAGTAALNRIAGSVSR from the coding sequence GTGACAGCGCGTCGTGCAAACGCGGGCTCGCCTGGTGACGGCCAACAAGCCGAGCCTGTCGTTCACTCGGAAAACTCCGTCAGATCGTTCCGCCCGACTCTCGAAAACTTCGACTTCTACGTCGCCAATCCGCTCGGACTTTGCGATGCGGGGCCGGCTATTGCCGCGGCACGCGCCGGTGGCGTGGGGTTGCTCGATCTCAGTTTCTGTCGCGACGGCGAGCTTGTCCGTCGCGAGGCGGCTCGATTGCGCTCGGCCACCGACGGTCGGGTTGGCCTGATCCTCGACGCGAGCGATGAACATCTTGCCCACGATGCTCTCGCCGCGATTGGTTCCTGTGATCTCGTCGTCGTCGCACCTTACCCCTATGGAGCGAATCTCGGTCCCGAGGCGGCGGATCGCCTGTGCCCCTGTCTCGACCAAGCCCGGGAAGTCGCGTCGCGCGTGGGCATGGTCGTCTCGTGCGAGCAGCAGGCTCACTGGGCCGCCGAGCACGGGATCGATTTGCTGCTGGCCAAGGGGCACGAGTCGGGCGGCTGCGTCGGTGACGAGACGAGCCTGATCTTGCTACAACGCCTGCTCGCGCGGCAGCAACTCCCCATCGTGGTTTGGGGGGGGATCGGCCGCCGAACGGTGGCCGCGGCGTTTGTGGCCGGCGCGCACGGCGTCGTGCTCGACTGGCAACTCGCCCTGACGAGCGAATCACCAATCCCCGCCCCGTTTCGGCGGCGTCTCGCGCAGATCGATGGCAGCGAGACCGTGGCGCTCGAAAGCCCAGCCGGGGGCCAATTCAGGCTCTTTTCGCAGCCCGGCTACACCGCCGCTGCGACGCTCGAGGGGGTGGCCGATCGCCTCTTGGCCGCGCCATCGTCGCAGGCCGACGTGGCGGGCGCCGCCCACGAGTGGCAGCAGGCCATCGCCGTCGGGCTCAGCCAACGGTCCGAGCGGGAACGTATCTGGGCCATCGGTCAAGATGCCGCCTTGGCAGTTTCCTGGTCGCGTGAAGTGCAATCGATTGGCCAGGCGTTGCGCATGCTGCGCCGCGATTTGCGCAAGTCGGTCACGGCAGCGCGGCGTCAATCGGCTGTGCGTCCTGGCAACCCGCTGGCCGAATCGCATGGGACGGAGTTCCCCGTCGTGCAAGGGCCGATGACGCGCGTCAGCGACGTGCCGGAGTTCGCCCAGGCGGTTGCCGAGGCGGGGGGCCTGCCATTTCTCGCCCTGGCACTCATGTCCCCCGAGCAGGTTCGCAAATTGCTCGAAGCGACCCGTGATCTGCTCGGTCCGCTTCCCTGGGGCGTGGGCGTCCTGGGCTTCGTCGATCGTGATCTGCGGGCGCGGCAATTCGCCGTTATCGAAGAGGTGCGTCCTCCCTTCGCGGTGATCGCCGGGGGGCGCCCCGACCAGGCCGCCTCGCTCGAGGCCCGCGGCATCACCACCTATCTGCACGTCCCCTCCCCCGGCATGTTGTCGATGTTCCTCTCCGAAGGGGCACGGCGCTTCGTCTTCGAGGGACGCGAATGCGGGGGACACGTCGGTCCGCGCAGCAGCTTTGTGCTGTGGGAGAGCATGATCCAGGTGCTGCTCGACGCCCCCTTGTCCCCCCAGCAGGCCGCGGACGTTCACGTACTCTTTGCCGGTGGTATCCACGATGGGCTCAGTGCGGCCATGGTCTCGGTGCTGGCCGAATCGCTCATCGAGCGCGGCATGAAGGTGGGCGTACTGCTGGGAACTGCCTACCTGTTCACGCACGAAATTGTCGCCTCGGGGGCCATCGTCGAAGGCTTTCAACAAGCAGCCATCCAGACCGATCAAACGGTCCTGCTCGAGACGGGCCCCGGCCATGCGACACGCTGCGCTCGGACGGAGTTTTACGACGCCTTCCTGACCGAGAAACGCCGTCTCAAGCAAGAGGCGGTGCCCGCCGAACGCATTCGCGAAGAGCTCGAGCAAATGAATCTCGGCCGTTTGCGGATCGCCTCGAAGGGGGTCGCACGCAAAACGTCTCCTCCCCCCGGCGAGAGTCCCTACGCGCACCTTCCGCCCGACGAGCAGCGGCGCGAGGGAATGTACATGATCGGCCAGTTGGCGGCGCTGCGCGATCACCGCTCCACCTGTCGCGAACTGCACGAGGACGTTTGCCTAGGCGCCCAGCGACTCCTGGCCGCGGGCGAACGAGAGGAACCGCACCAGGTGGCCCCCACGGCCGACGCTCCGCCGACGCTCGACATCGCGATCGTCGGCATGTCGTGCCTCTTTCCCGGCGCCGAAGACCTGGTTTCCTACTGGCGCAACGTGATCGAGCGGCGCGATGTCGTCCGCGAGATTCCGCGCGACCGCTTCGAATGGGAACGCTGGTTCGATGCCGACCGCTCGGCCGAAGACAAGATCTACAGCCGTTGGGGTGGCTTTCTCGACGACGTCGAGTTCGATCCGCTGCGCTATGGCGTCCCGCCGGCGGCCCTTCGTCAGATCGAGCCCATGCAGTTGCTCACGCTGGTGCTCGTCGATCGCGCGCTTCGCGACGCGAGTTACGATCGCGAGAACCCTCACAAAGAGCGCACCAGCGTCATCTTTGGCGCGGGGGGAGGCATTGCCGAGCTTGGCACTGGCTACGCCGTGCGGGCAATGATGCCGCAGATCGCCGAAAACTCCAGCCCCGCGGTGCTCGACGCGCTCCCCACCTGGTCCGAAGACAGCTTCGCCGGCATCCTCATGAACGTGGTTGCCGGACGCGTGGCGAATCGTTTCGACTTCGGCGGCGTGAACTTCACGGTCGATGCCGCGTGCGCGTCGTCGCTGGCCGCGATCTATCTCGCCTGCCGCGAGTTGGTCGAGCGCACGAGCGACATGGTCGTCTGCGGCGGGTGCGATACGCTGCAGAGCCCCTTTACGTACCTCTGTTTCGGCACCGCCGGGGCTCTTTCGCCCACGGGGCGCTCGCGCACGTTCGACTCCCAGTCCGACGGCATCGCCATTAGCGAAGGGCTGGCCGCGGTCGTGCTCAAGCGGCGCGAAGATGCCGAACGGGATGGAGATCGCATTTACGCCGTGATTCGCGCGGTGGCGGGCGGTTCGGATGGCCGCAGCAAGGGCATGACCGCGCCTCGCATGGAAGGCCAGCTTCGCACGCTGGAGCGCGCGTACGCCCAGGCACGCTTCAATCCCGCGACTGTCGGGTTGTTCGAAGCACACGGCACCGGCACCGTCGTCGGCGATCAGACCGAGTGTCGCGCCCTGGGGCGATTGCTCACTTTGGCAGGCTCCGCAGCGCGGCAGGCGGCGGTCGGCAGCGTCAAGTCGATGATGGGTCACACAAAATGCACCGCCGGCGTAGCGGGCGTCATCAAGTCGGCATTGGCGCTCTACTATCGGGCCCTGCCCCCCACGATGCACGTCGAACGCCCCAATCCCGAGGCAGGCCTCGTCGACGGCCCCCTTTACGTCAACTCGCAGTTGCGTCCCTGGATTCGTAGCGAGCATCCCCGTCGCGCGGGCATCTCGTCGTTCGGCTTCGGCGGAACGAACTTTCACGCCGTGCTCGAGGAATACGCGGCGGCCGCCACGCCGACCCCGCCCGTGGCACGCCGTTTCCGAGAAGCCGAATTGTTCCTGCTGGCCGACTCGACACCAGCCGGACTCGCACGTCGCGCGCAAGGATTCGCCAAACAAGTCCGCGCGGCCGTCGAAGCCGGCGCCGAAGTCGATCTGCCGAACCTCGCCTTCACCTGGCACGCGCGTCAGGCAAGTGCCAGTGGCGTCTACAGGGCAGCGGTCGTCGCGCCGAATGCCGAGCAATTGGCCGTACAACTCGACGTGCTTGCCGCGCATCTTTCCGTGGCGACCGGTGCTGGGCCGCCGGCATTGCCCCCCGGCGTGTTCTATTCTTCGACTCCGTTGGCAGACTCGGGCAAGATCGCCTTCCTCTATCCGGGGCAAGGTTCGCAATTCGTCGAGATGTTGCGCGACCTGGCGCTTGACTTCAGCGACGTGAACAATGCCTTTGCCCGGGCCGATGGCGTTCTGGCCGGCTCCTACGATCGCGCACTGAGTCGCTATATCTTCCCGCCCCCCACGTTCGACGACGATCAGCGCCGGCTTGCGGCCGAAGAACTCAAGGCGACCGACGTCCTGCAACCGGCGCTCGGCGTGTGTGATTGGGCCCTGCACCGCTTGCTCGACAGCTTTGGCGTGCGTCCCGAGATGGTGGCCGGTCACAGTTATGGCGAACTGGTCGCCCTCTGTGCCGCGGGCACGATCGACGAAGAGCAACTCTATCGCCTCTCTTTAGCGCGTGGCCGTGCCATTGCCGATCTGGCGCGGGAAGGCGAAGGACGCGAACTGGGGCAAATGCTCGCCGTGCGCGGCTCGGCCGAACAGGTCGCCCAGGCGATCGGCGATGTGGCCGAGGTCTGGCTCGCCAACCTCAACAGTCCTCGACAAACGATCGTCAGTGGAACCGCGGCGGGACTTGCCGAGGCGGCTCGACGCTGTGACGCGGCCAGGCTGGCGACCACTCCTATTCCCGTCGCCTGCGCGTTTCACAGTCCGTTGATGGATCCGGCCCGCGAGCGCTTCGCCACCGATCTGGCCGCGTGCGACTTTGCGCCCCCGCAGTTGGCCACGTTCAGCAACGCCACCGCCACGCCGTATCCCGGCGAAGCCGCCGCAGTGCGAGAACTGCTGATGCAGCATCTCACCGGCCAGGTGCGCTTTGCCGACGAGATCGAAGCGATGTATGCAGCCGGGGCGCGAATCTTCGTCGAGGCCGGCCCCGGGCGGGTTCTCTCGCGACTCGTCGCCGAGATCCTTGGCGATCGTCCCCATGTCGCCGTCGCCACGCAGTTGTCGAATCGCGCCGGCTATAGCGAATGGCTGGCGGCACTCGCCGAGATCTACGCGCAAGGCGTCCCGGTCGATGCCGAGCGATTGTATGCGGGTCGCCAGGTCGAGCTTATCGATCTCGCCTCGCTTGCCAGCCAGGTCCAGCGTGCCCCGGCGCCACACGTGTGGCTGGTCAATGGCGGCTATGCACGACCCTCGAGCGAACCGCCGCGCGTCCTGCAGCCACGGGCGCGATTGGTAGATCTCCATGCCACGGTTACGGAGACAACGGTCCCCGTCATGCAGAAGCCCACGCCCGAATCGGTGTCCGCAACGCAAACGCCTACCCCCGCGCCGGTTCCTCCCCCGGCGCCCTACATGGTCGCGCCGGCGAACATGCCTGCGCACGTCGTGGCGGGAGCCGTGCCAGCCACGACCGCCGGTCCGGTTGTGAGCAGTCCGGCCTCGCTGAGCGTGCCCCCCGAGGCGCTGGCCGACTTCCAGGACACGATGCGGATGTTCCTGCGTACGCAGGAATCGGTACTCTCGGCGATGTTCGGCGGTGGTGCGATGCCGGCGCCGGCGGAATCGCAGACGTATGTATCAGTGGCGGCCGTGGCACCGCCGGCGTTTGCCCCCCTGCCCCCCTCGGGCGAACGGGCCGCATCGGTGCCCGTCGCAGCACCACCGGCCACACCGGCCCCGCAACCAGAACCTGCCCCGGTGATCGCCGCGCCGCTACCAGTGGCCCCGCCTGCCGCCACGCCAGCCACACCGCTACCAATGGCGGCCGATCTGCCGCAATTGCTCGTCGACATTGCCAGCGATCGCACGGGCTATCCCGCCGACATGTTGCCGATGGAGGCCAACCTCGAGGCCGATCTCGGCATCGACTCGATCAAACGGGTCGAGATCATCGGCGCGTTCCGCCGTGCCGCGGTGCCGCAAGTCGAAGAGCCGCCCGCCTGGTTCATGGAGCGCGTCAGTGGCGCCGCGACGTTGCGCGACATCCTGGCGGGGGTCGAGCAACTCGCCCAGGAGACGCAGGGGAACACACCGGCGACGGCCGTACAGGAAAAGCTGCAAGAAAGCCTGGTCGTCGTGCAAGGCCACGATGGCGCGAGCGCACACGATGAGTCGAAGTCCCCCGAGGAGTTGACGACCCTCCTCGTCGGCGTCGTCAGCGAACGCACCGGTTATCCGGCCGACATGCTCGACCTCGAGGCCAATCTCGAGGCCGACCTGGGCATCGATTCCATCAAGCGGGTCGAGATTATCGGCGCGTTCCGCCGTGCAGCTGTGCCCGCGGTCAAGGATCCTCCCAGTTGGTTCATGGAGCAGATGAGCGGCGCCACCAGCCTCCGCACGATCGTCGAAGGGGTCGTGCGCTTGTCGAGTAGCGGCTCGGCTACCGTCGCGGCCAAGGCTGCACCGGCAACAACTCCCACGCGGACGGCGGCCCCCACGGCCCCCGCCGCATTGCACTCGAATGGAAACGGCACGAACGGCCATTCGCACGCGCCGCGCGAGCGATCCGCCACCTGTCCGCGCTGCGTCGTAACTTCGGTCGAGGTCCCCTTCGATGCCGACGGAGGGCTGGCCCTGCCGCCGGGACTGGTGCTGATCACCGACGACGGGCAAGGCCTGGCGGCCCAACTGGCGCACGAAATTGCCCAGCGCGGTGGCCGTGCCGAGATCCTGCCCGGCGACACCCTGGCGAGCCGCGAAGCGGCCGAATCGGACGTGGCCGAGTTGCGTCGCCGCCATGGCCAGATCGGGGCGCTCTTGCACCTGGCGCCCCTCGCGGCGGCACCCGAATTTCCTGCCCTCGAACGGGGCGACTGGAACAACTTCTATCGCCGCGAAGTGCGCGGGCTGCTGTTCTTATTGCAGGCGCTCGCGCCGGAGCTATCGTCGAACGATTCGGCCGGTTTCCCCGTGCTCGCCGCCAGCCTCGGCGCCGGTGACTTCAATACGCCCGGCGATGCAACTCGCCCCTGGCGCGGCGGATTGGCTGGCATGCTCAAGACGGCCGCCAAAGAATGGCCCACCGCCTCGTTCCGCACGGTCGACTACGACGCGGCGCCCGACGTCGCGTCGCTTGTGCGGGAGCTGCTCGCCGCCGGACCGGTGGAAATCGGCTATCGCCAAGGCAAGCGTCTCACGCCACGCCCCCTGCATCGCGAACTGACGGAAGAAGGCACCTCGCCTCCCACTCTGACGCTCGATCGCTCGCATGTGGTGCTGCTGGCCGGCGGCGCTCGCGGTATCACCGCCCAGATGGCGCGCGAGATCGCCCATGCGACGCAGGCCACGCTCATCCTCGTGGGCCGTAGCCCTATGCCAGCCGAACATGAAGACCCGGCCACGGCCGGAGCCACCGACGCCACCGCCCTGCGGCAGGCGCTCTTGGCACAACTGCGGGCCGCCGGGGGTACGGTCTCCCCGCGCGACGTTGAGCATCGCCTGCGCCGCCTGCTCGCCGATCGCGAGATCCGCGAAACGCTCAACGAGCTGCGGGCCCAAGGCTCGCGTGCCGAGTATATCGAGTGCGACGTGCGCGATCGCGCCGCCTTCGCCAAGGCGCTGGCCGATTGCCGTGCCCGGCATGGCCGGCTCGACGTGGTCGTGCATGGGGCCGGCGTGATCGAAGATCGGTTGATTCGCGACAAGGCGACCGACTCGTTCGACGCCGTCGTCTCGACCAAGATCGATCCGCTCCTCACGATCGTGGGAGAGCTCGATGCCGCCCACGTCGGCGCGCTCGTGCTTTTCTCGTCGGTGGCCGGATTCTTCGGCAACGCCGGGCAATGCGACTATGCCGCCGCCAACGAAATCCTCAACCGCGTGGCCCGACGTTTGAACGATGTCTGGCCCGGCCGCGTCGTGGCGCTCAATTGGGGTCCCTGGGCGGGCGCCGGCATGGTCACGCCCGAGGTGGCCCGCCAGTTTGCGGCTCGCGGCGTGAACATGATCGCTCCGGCCGCCGGAAGTCATGCCGCCGTGCGTGAATTGCTGTTTGGTCCGCGGCACGACTGCGCCGTGATCTACGGCGCCGGGCCCTGGGTCGATCAGGACCAGGCCACGCTCGATCTCACTCCGGCGGAAGTGATTGAAGCCAGCACGCCGTTGCTCGCGGCCGGCCGGGTTCGTCGGCTCGAAGATGGCGGCATCGAGGCCGAGTTGACGCTCGACGTGGCCGAGTTGCCCCTGCTGGGCGATCACGTGATCGACGGTCGCGCCGTGCTGCCGGCCGCCCTGGCCTTGGAGCTGATGGCCGAAGCTGCTCAGGCCGCCGCGCCGACCGGCTGGCAGGTGACCCACGTCGAAGACGTCCGCATGTTCGCCGGCATCGTTTTCCAAACCCCCGAGCGCAAGCTGGTGGTCGAAGCAACGCCCCTCTCGCGCGACGATCGCGCCGGTCAGTGGCGTGTCAGAATCTTCGACGCCGCGCAGCGCAAGCGGCCCCACTACCAGTCGACCGTGCGCATCTCGCTCGATCGTCCTATGCCCCCGCCGGCGCCGCAGTTGGCGCGCATCGGTACCCGCTTCCCGCTCGACACCGTGACCGAGGCGTACGATCGCTGGTTGTTTCACGGCCCGTTGTTCCGCGCGATTGCCGAGTTGCCAGGGCTCGACATCAGCGGCGTCGATGCCATCTTCCAACCGAGCAGTCCGCGGCAATGCCTGGGGCGCGAGAGTGCCCCCAGTTGGTTGATCGATCCGGTCGTGATCGATGCCTGCCCGCAGTTGGCCATGCTCTGGTCGCGCGCCACCTTCGACACGTCGCCGCTGCCGAATCGGGTGGCCGTGTATCACCGCTTTGGACCGCTGTCGGGCGGACGCCTCGAGGCACTCTTCCGCCTCGATCCCAGCACCAACGAAAGCGCCTACAAGGCCGATGTGTGGCTGCTGCGTGACGGCCAGGTAGTCGGCCTGCTTCAAGGGCTCGAGGGCGCAGGCACCGCGGCGTTGAACCGCATTGCCGGGAGCGTGTCGCGATGA
- a CDS encoding tetratricopeptide repeat protein — MSHDSSQGPVIPKVRYIGRSNTAHLALAKSLFERGRHGQALSEIDAVLRESPELSTAHMLKGLILARLADYEAALPCLETAVRLDETLAAACLALSYVRLELQNVNGALAAAEQAVAAEPDNSNAYLMLGDSLVALARAEDAIAAYREVLRHNSLETVARYKLARLLAEVGREPEAFDEVLKAQRMNPLNPEHRLLLGDLLRGRGRYDEAVQEYKLAAELQQKKGTAYARIGDTYLEQGFKSEALGAYRVALRRDPKQVQCYVGIGRIQLAAGRIAEAIDMARGALAIDARLPAALALLAEAERSETAG, encoded by the coding sequence ATGTCGCACGATTCCTCACAGGGCCCTGTCATTCCGAAGGTCCGGTACATCGGGCGCAGCAATACCGCGCACCTGGCGCTGGCCAAGAGTCTCTTCGAACGTGGCCGGCACGGTCAGGCGCTCTCCGAGATTGATGCCGTGTTGCGCGAAAGCCCCGAACTTTCGACGGCGCACATGCTCAAGGGATTGATTCTGGCACGGCTGGCCGACTACGAGGCAGCGCTACCCTGCCTCGAAACCGCCGTGCGTCTCGACGAGACGCTCGCCGCCGCCTGCTTGGCTCTCTCCTATGTTCGACTCGAGTTGCAGAATGTTAACGGCGCCTTGGCTGCCGCCGAACAGGCGGTTGCCGCCGAGCCAGACAATTCGAACGCCTACCTCATGTTGGGCGATTCGCTCGTGGCACTCGCCCGGGCAGAAGACGCCATCGCGGCCTACCGTGAGGTCCTGCGTCACAATTCCCTAGAGACCGTGGCGCGCTACAAATTGGCGCGGCTGCTGGCCGAGGTGGGACGCGAGCCAGAGGCGTTCGACGAAGTGCTCAAAGCCCAGCGGATGAACCCCCTGAATCCAGAACACCGTCTGCTGTTGGGCGATCTGTTGCGCGGTCGCGGTCGATACGACGAGGCCGTGCAAGAATACAAACTGGCCGCCGAACTGCAGCAGAAAAAAGGGACCGCTTACGCCCGGATCGGCGACACGTACCTCGAACAAGGCTTCAAAAGCGAGGCCCTCGGGGCCTATCGTGTTGCCCTGCGCCGCGATCCCAAGCAGGTCCAGTGCTACGTGGGCATCGGGCGTATTCAGCTCGCTGCCGGACGAATCGCCGAAGCGATCGACATGGCCCGGGGAGCGCTTGCCATCGATGCCCGGCTGCCGGCGGCCCTAGCGCTGCTGGCCGAGGCCGAACGCTCGGAGACGGCCGGTTAA